TCTGTCACTCCCTCTGTCCccacttctctccccacccccttctctccctgctcAGCACTCGGATCAGCCGCAGCCCGTTGGTGGTCCCTTGGCACactcagctgccctggggccaggggcaCTGGCTGGGCCAGCTGGAGGGCCCAGGGAagctgggaaggaagaggaagatgcTGAAGAGGAGTCAGCCACACATTCTGCAGGTACCTGCTGTCCAGggctgctcagcccagccccagttcaccttgtggggaggggaggcggctGGGGTTGCAGCCCCTGGAGTCCCACTCCTTGGAAGGGCGGCTCTGGGCTGGATCCCTGAATGAGGGGCCAGAAATGCCAGGGGGTCCCAACAGCAGCTGCCTTCTCCCCCCGGCTCCATTCCCCAGGGGACTGGCTGCCAAGCCATGTGGCAGGATCTGGGTGCAGGTTTGGCTGGGGTGGAGGATGTGCAAAGGCCTACGGGACAGTACCAGAGAGGTGGTGAGATCAGTGCAGGGATCAGGCCCAGAGACTCactgcaaggggtggggggtgactgagtgtgcccagccctgccctgcgtGCCCTGGGCTCCGTCAGTGCCAGGATGGGCAGCCTCTCTTCTGGCTGGAGGGGTCCAAGGTCATGTCCCCAGGGCAGAGGGGACATGGCTCCAGGAGATGCCCAGTCCCCACATCCCGCTGCCCTGTGCTGTTCCTGCTGGCAGAgtccctgcagagcccagcatGCCAGGCCTGTGTTGGCCCAGCCTGTGGACTGGCACCCGCAGCTGGGGTCAGCGGGGCGAGTGCATGGTGGGGAAGGAAAACGGGTGATTTCACagctgctcctggctgggaggGGCTGGCACTGCAGGGAGATGCCCTTTGTGCATCAGCTGCCAAGGCCATGTGACTCAAAGGTATTgacaccaatgggagttaggcacctaattaccTTTATTTCGTGCCCGTCTCTGCAGGGGGTAAGAGGAGCCCGAGTCGGGGCGCTGCAGCCGGGAATGGAGCAGTGCAGATTCCAGAGGCCTCGACTACATGTGAGGTGGGTGTCCTgctgtcggggggaggggagaggaggtcGGCCTTTGGGGACCACTCAGGATGgctctttcttttccttctcacTCCTGATTTCCTGAGGATTGGACCTGGGCCTGTACTGCCATGAAAGCGAACTGGCACCTCCTCAGGTTGGAGACGGgcaggggcaaggtggggagggggagaaccgggcaagggaggggccagggagctCGTCCTGCAGCTGGGTCTCAGTCTGAGTGCTGGCTTGTGTCTTCCAGCTCCTGGCCCGGCACCTGGCTGCCCTGGAGGCAGAGttagctgcagcccagctgcaaAGCCGGGAGGACACAGAGCACTGGGAGAGGCACTGCAGGACCATGGCAGctgagtgggaggaggtgggTGTTTGCGGGACCTGGcatggtgggggatgggggctggtTCAGGGGGCACAAGATCTCCTcagggaagagaagagatttCAGATTCTCCCGAGTCGCTGCCTGTAATGTTAGGGAGTGTCCAAGCTCCATGGGGCTCTCCAGGATCTGTGGGTCCAGCGGGTTCATTGCTTGGATGCCGGGTGTGTGACAGAGCTGGGCATGGCCTGGGCAAGCCCTCTCAGACGGGCGTGCTCCAGCAGGCACGCATTGCCAGGATTGTCCCTCGCCAGGGGAGCTGCGTGGCCAAAATCCGCACCTGCCCTGTGTGTGGAAGGTCAGGCTGGGGTGGCCTGGGACCTGCATGAGTGCTGGGGCAGGGTTGTCTGTCCTGTGCTCTAGGAGAGGCAGAGATTATTGCAGCACACCTGGCACCCAGTGGAGACGGCACAGCACTTGGAGATGATGTGCCCAGTGGAGACGACGTGCCCAGCAGAGATGGCGCAGCACCTGGAGATGTCCCAGTGGGGGCAGCCAATGAAGCAGGTGGCCATGGTGCAGCCAGCGCAGCGAGGGGAGACAGCTCAGCAGTTGGAGACAGTGCAGCAGGGGGTACTGGTGCAGCCGGTGGAGACGGTGCAGCAGACACAGCCGGTGCTGCAGGTGCAGCTGGCTGAGCGAGTGGAGACAGCCCCACAGGTGAGGGGACGTCGCAGGCACGGTGGGAGGTGGCGCAGCAGCTGAGTCTGGCagagtggaaggggcagggcagtgacTTGGTGTGAGCTGAGCAGAGGAGCAGCATGGAGCGGACTGAGGCTGAGGTGTGGGGGGCAGAGCAATGGGCTGGGAAGGGATTTTCAGCAGCGTTTTGAATGGGGCTGGGCAGAGCAAGGGGGTGGTCGGGAGCCTGGCACCATCACTGCCTTTTCCGGCGCCCCAAGGTGGGCGCTGCTGCTGCCACAGTGACTTAGAGGATTCTTGGTCTGGTTTCCAGATGTTTGCAGCTGGATCGCAGTTGACTTTGGAGGCCAAAGGTTTCCCTGAGctgactctgccccccacccctgctggagGAGCCACTCCTTCCCCAGGGCCCACCAGACATGGGGGCGCCCCCAGAGCAGGTGGGTGGGACATATTGCAGACAGCCTTCACCAGCATGTGCCTCCTCTGTGCCCGGGCCAGGCAGGCACCCAGGGTGATGCTAGAGAGGGACAAGGACAGCCTGGCACAGGCATGCTGGGGGGGCAATGCCCTTAGGTGGTGTTGCTGAGGGTCTGCCcaagactgcaggattgggcccgtCATCCCCATGGCTTGCCTTGGGAAGCCAGCTCTGCCCGTGTATTGTGAGGTGGGCAGTGCCTCCTTGGCGTCCCATACTGTGTGTCTCTGGGCATGTTGCCTTGTAGAAGCGAGGCCCCTCGGGGGGTGAAGAGATTGCTACTTCCAGCAGCGAAGGGAACCGACCTCCTTGAGATCAGACAGCAGACAGCAGAGGCCTGACTTTGGGGAGAAGATGGGTGGGGGTTCTAGGCCCTGCTCCCCAAGTACCTGGGTGGCATtaacagggctggggggtgttgTCTACAGCACAAGGATTTGCTCTGCCATGCCCAGGCAATGCTCCCTCGATCACAGCCTCTGCTTGGCACCGTGAAGAGCCATGcagccatggggggcaggggatgtgcCCAGCCCACTAGGGCCCCAACCTCTCCCCCCACAAGCAGTCATGCGGGTATGCCCAGAGAGGAGCCCCACTGTGCTCTGCTGCCCAGAATGGTGCCTACCCAGTCCCTGCCCTTCCATGGCCAGGACTGACCCTGTCTCCACCTGACCCAGGTGCTTCCCCAGATGCCCTgtcccagtcccacagcgggtcaaCCCCAGTGCCTGCAACCGGACACGGTGGAGCCAACAGCTGCGTGGTGGCCTTCATAGAGACCTTGAGGGCAGGACTTATCGCTAAAGGTAAAGCCACCAGGAACGGGGgaaaaggcagcagcagcccctggtgtGTCCGTAGCAAGCCGTGGTGCACAGGCAGGCAGCGCACTCCTCAACCGGAGGACAGAGGCCCTAGAGTTAGCAGGAGCAGCCTGTTCCTGGGGCCCTGCCACCCCAGCAGGCTAGTCCTGCCTGGGACAAGCTAAGGTCCTTATCTGGTCCCATCCCCATTCAATGTATTTACCCTCCCAGCCTGGGGTAGGGCCATGGCCAGCTATAGGCTACGTAGACAGTGTAGTGGGCAAGCTATTGGTAAATCCATTGATAGTAATGCAGGGAGCAGAGTCATGGTTACAGCGGGGCAatgggcatcaggactcctgggttccagccctAGCTGTGCCATGTGCTGCCTGTAGACCCCAGCCAAGTCGCTGCCCCACTCTGTGGCCTGGGGTGGCGAGGCTGAGCTTGTGAATGTACAGGAAGCACTTTGGGTGCTCCGTAGCCTGTAGCTCGTTGCCTCCGCTCTGGTGGGCAGACTATTTGGGTAAGCTGGGCCTTGGTGCTGCTGGCCCTGCCCTTCAGCTCAGGCAGCAGGGGCTGTGGTTTTGGATCCAGCAGGTCCGAGCTCAGTCCCTGCCGCTAACCCATGTGCTGGTGCCCTCGGCTGGATGGTGCTGTGCAATGATTGTGCTTGAGCGGCTGACCCGTTAGTGCTTGGATTGCAGAGCTCCACGCACTGGCTCGGCTCCTGGATGGCCCGTGTGGCACGCAGATGACAGAGCTCCCAGCGGCCctggaggaagcagcaggagctgaAATCTGCACACTGCTTGGGAACGCTACCCTAGGTATGGGACTCGCCGGGCCTGAGACTCCCAGCCCGGCATGGCAAGGCTGCCCACGGGGCTCTACAGCGCTGGGTGTGGTCTCCAGAGCAGCTGACTGTGAAGCTGAGCTGCTTCTGTTCCTTTCCTGGGTCATGTTCCTGCCAACGTGATCTTGGGCAGCCCTGATTGCTCCCAGCTCTCCCAAGCAGCCCTCTGGGTTTGAAATCACTGGCACCCTCCTGGcattgctccctgcagccccccagtgCTCCTGCCCAGACCTGCAGGAGGGGCCTGCTTGTACAGCAGCTGGGCAGTTGTGCTAGGTCCAGGTTGTAAAAGCAGTGAGTATATGGTCAGTGATCCAGATCTATCAGAGACACCCTAGGATATCTCGGTTTTGTGACACCCGGAAACTGGAAAGTCTGGCTGGAGTTCCAGCTTCACTGCCCGCATTGGCACCCCAGCCAGTGCCCGTGGAACCTCCAGCCACTGCAGAACTGAGCTGTCCCCTTCACAAGCTGCTGGGCTGACATCAGCTCCTAGCGCGGGTGCTCGGGCGTCTGGTCACTGTTGGGTGCAATGATCATCAGATCAGTAAAGCCTCAACTGGTCTGAGATCCCTCCCGCCATGTGCCCTGCCTGggtgctcctgctgcctgcaTTTGGATGCTGCATGTTCAGCCTTGGGCTCTCTCATGCAAGCATCTTGCTTTAGGATTCACTCCCCTGGGTGATCTGCCCAACCTCGACTCTACTGACTGCTAGGGAGCAGCACCAAGACACTGTTAGTTTGTTAATGATCCTGGTATGGTGATACCTAGGGCCCCATTGCACTGGGGCTGTAGAAACCCAGCAGACTAGACAGTCCGGCACCGACTCCATACAGCTCGTAGCACGATGTGCTTTGTGCTGTGTTATTGCCATGGTGACCAGTGTTATCTCAGTGTGCCAGTGTCAGAAGAAGGGGTTTATCTCTCGGGGGTGCTGGGGACAGTGGAGGGAGAGCAACAGACAAGATCAGCTTCTGTGGCTTCCAGTTTTTTACAGCTTGCTTGAAGGTATAAGCAATAATGACAAGATGCTGCTCCAGCCGCAGGACGTGACGTCAGATCAAGGGGCACCAGCTCTGGGAAAAGGTGTTGCCCTGGGTGGAGCAGGGTAAGTGGTTGGGGGGCGTCGTCCCAGTTCCCGAGCTCCCTGCTGCCGGGCACACAGTTCAGCTCCCCAGTGGTCTGTGGGACCAGGTGCCTCGCTGCTTACCCAGCTCTTTCTCCCCTTCGTTTCAGCCCGTTGGCTCTGGACCAGCGCCCTGTAGGAGGAGGGCACAGTTCCCATGCTGTCCCGGTAAGGGAGCTTGGGAGGCCAGGGTGGGCAGTATAGGCCCAAATCCCCTGGACTGGCTGAGCTGCTCTTGGCACAAGTCAATGCAGGGAGTCGAGGTGGCGTGGTGCCTCCCAAGCTGCAATGAGCACTGCGGGTATGAACAGCCAGCATCGACCCCCAGGTCTCTGTATGCCTAGCCACAGAGGCAGCCAGACAGCTAGCAATGGCTGGCACCCTGCTCTCGCACCCAGTGTCTGTTGGTCTGGCCACTCACTGGCCAGCTCTTGTGCTCAGGATGGGCCCTCCAGTGCATGTCCTGGGGCATGGCTCAGCACTGGTGGAGGGAAGAGCGCCCCCATGTGGTGATTCACCATTGGCTGCAGTGGAGCTGCGCTCACCCTGCTGGGAGAGCTAGGCCCAGGGGTTGCTACTGCTAACCATCTCCTGCCGTTCTTGTCCAGCTAACCCAAGGCCAGCTGATGAGCGCAGGAGGGGGGCTGAGTCCCAGGTCCAAGCCTGGCAGCACCGGGACCAAGAGGAGAGCCCCCAGGGTCCTGTTTACTCAGCAAGATGAGCTGCACAACAGACGGGTGCTGAACCAAGGCGTATGCAGAGGCCAGGTGCCATGGGGCCTGTACCAGGTAGGTGAGCCTGCTCTCAGACACCAGCCAAGCCTGGAGGAATGGCTGGAATCACCTGCCGGCAATGGAGGCTACCTCCCCTGGCATCCCTCTGCTTCCTGCACTTGCACTGAGCCTCTCTCACTCACGGCCTCTAACCACTGGCAACAGGAGGGGCATTTTCCCTTcatctgggagctggggtggccGGAGACGCCCACCATttaaatggggggaggaggaatatcATACAACTCACGTGATGATCTCTCCAGCTGGCTCTCCCCACGCTCCCTGCCCTGGGTCATTGGCCTTGCACCGAATGGCAGATGAGTGAGTGGGGCCCATTAGCTCAGAGAGGCCAGTCTAGAATGTGTCTCGCCCTTTCATCGGAGTGTCTCCAAATACCTTCCAGATCCTCACGCCTCCAGGGAGACAGATGAGTCCCaggattcccattttacagatggggaaactgaggtacagcgAGGCCACCCCAGGAGTCCATGGCAGTTTCCACGCCCTGCACTGTGCACTGACCACTAGAATCCTGCTGCCTTCAAGCAGGAAATGATCTAAGAGAGCCCCGTGCCTCACCCGGATCCAGGGAAGGCCAAGCTACATTTAGCCCATGAGGGATCTGCCATGATTCCCTTGTGGGCTGCCTAGAACAGCATCTGAGCTGACTACTGGGGTCTACTGCAGACAATATGGAGGGTGTAATGGGGTCCCCGGGCAAGAACAGAACCATGCCGGGCTGCAGTGGTGCTGTGCTCAGGGGCCATCTTTCCCGGCAGGACGCCAGCCTGCTGATGGGGGGCTTCCGATGGCTCCGCCACCAGAGGTTCGAGGGCCTGGTGAGGGGTTACCTGGCCTATGTCTGCATGAAGGAGGCAGAAGAAACCTTGGAGCAACTTCAGGGCAGTTGTGGCTGCAGGAAGGCGCCCCGTGTGCTGGGGCGACTCCGAGGGCTGAGGCAGCAGGTAGGGCTGGCTAGGACGGCTCTGCAGCCCTGCTTCCttcgctccctggctggagcccagaggtgcTTTGCTCTGAGTGGGTGGATCAGTGGGTCTGTGGCCAGAGGCCGCTACCAGGGTGTGGCTGAGCAGGGGTGCTCGGGGTCCCTTTGGAGTGTGGGGGTGCTGGCAGTGTGTAGCTGCATGTGCTGGGGGCATGCTGGGTGGTTGGGGCGCTGGCACGCCCTGCTCTCTGCATTGACC
Above is a window of Dermochelys coriacea isolate rDerCor1 chromosome 10, rDerCor1.pri.v4, whole genome shotgun sequence DNA encoding:
- the LOC119862257 gene encoding uncharacterized protein LOC119862257 isoform X7, whose product is MLLLSLSALLIPIGEGHAAAFLARFPACSSWDTLPNSSNGLWLCLGEGGSKWHVCHTQQCPRPFLINPFTSCQIMQAYERSEQVSSAQQAATEIVEDVEQLAAILGDPVKKRRYQQQVTVFIVGYQETCGQRNSLLSQLQEFFSCSAELGLAEENYSLPDDFPVYMDDVAGTVTAALSSAEAAMSRLADLNKDIVSYVTSTLATHSPKRSHRKQVEKTLDKAKEEVVQIKHRLLQAQADVETKEQQLKDQQQLSEMKAKESRLFRAQLESTQRCLQSLEQESGAQRARLEAELRSRDSHIAELDGFLQEKAWLQRDVATECNDCALSSPAACSGGLFPSGAGAAQEGPPAGRELGEGLAESMVQPEGGFPNPEHSDQPQPVGGPLAHSAALGPGALAGPAGGPREAGKEEEDAEEESATHSAGGKRSPSRGAAAGNGAVQIPEASTTCELLARHLAALEAELAAAQLQSREDTEHWERHCRTMAAEWEEERQRLLQHTWHPVETAQHLEMMCPVETTCPAEMAQHLEMSQWGQPMKQVAMVQPAQRGETAQQLETVQQGVLVQPVETVQQTQPVLQVQLAERVETAPQMFAAGSQLTLEAKGFPELTLPPTPAGGATPSPGPTRHGGAPRAGASPDALSQSHSGSTPVPATGHGGANSCVVAFIETLRAGLIAKELHALARLLDGPCGTQMTELPAALEEAAGAEICTLLGNATLVFYSLLEGISNNDKMLLQPQDVTSDQGAPALGKGVALGGAGPLALDQRPVGGGHSSHAVPLTQGQLMSAGGGLSPRSKPGSTGTKRRAPRVLFTQQDELHNRRVLNQGVCRGQVPWGLYQDASLLMGGFRWLRHQRFEGLVRGYLAYVCMKEAEETLEQLQGSCGCRKAPRVLGRLRGLRQQRLQRWQGEWCCSRARRLQLAELLSETLGRVEEHSGLFLIQPMLPWAGRK
- the LOC119862257 gene encoding uncharacterized protein LOC119862257 isoform X8 — protein: MLLLSLSALLIPIGEGHAAAFLARFPACSSWDTLPNSSNGLWLCLGEGGSKWHVCHTQQCPRPFLINPFTSCQIMQAYERSEQVSSAQQAATEIVEDVEQLAAILGDPVKKRRYQQQVTVFIVGYQETCGQRNSLLSQLQEFFSCSAELGLAEENYSLPDDFPVYMDDVAGTVTAALSSAEAAMSRLADLNKDIVSYVTSTLATHSPKRSHRKQVEKTLDKAKEEVVQIKHRLLQAQADVETKEQQLKDQQQLSEMKAKESRLFRAQLESTQRCLQSLEQESGAQRARLEAELRSRDSHIAELDGFLQEKAWLQRDVATECNDCALSSPAACSGGLFPSGAGAAQEGPPAGRELGEGLAESMVQPEGGFPNPEHSDQPQPVGGPLAHSAALGPGALAGPAGGPREAGKEEEDAEEESATHSAGGKRSPSRGAAAGNGAVQIPEASTTCELLARHLAALEAELAAAQLQSREDTEHWERHCRTMAAEWEEERQRLLQHTWHPVETAQHLEMMCPVETTCPAEMAQHLEMSQWGQPMKQVAMVQPAQRGETAQQLETVQQGVLVQPVETVQQTQPVLQVQLAERVETAPQMFAAGSQLTLEAKGFPELTLPPTPAGGATPSPGPTRHGGAPRAGASPDALSQSHSGSTPVPATGHGGANSCVVAFIETLRAGLIAKELHALARLLDGPCGTQMTELPAALEEAAGAEICTLLGNATLVFYSLLEGISNNDKMLLQPQDVTSDQGAPALGKGVALGGAGPLALDQRPVGGGHSSHAVPLTQGQLMSAGGGLSPRSKPGSTGTKRRAPRVLFTQQDELHNRRVLNQGVCRGQVPWGLYQDASLLMGGFRWLRHQRFEGLVRGYLAYVCMKEAEETLEQLQGSCGCRKAPRVLGRLRGLRQQRLQRWQGEWCCSRARRLQLAELLSETLGRVEEHSGLFLIQPMLPWAGR